The genomic region AGGCACTAGGCGAGCCATGTCCATACCATAACATTTTGTACAAATTCCATGGCGTGATCTACAAGTGAGTGGAGATCTTACTTTAATTTTATCGTAACCAAGGTTTTCAATTTGTTGGCCAATCGCTCTTGTGATGAGAGTGTCTTTCGGGAAAACCACTTTTTCGGAAACTGGATCCACAAGATCTTCTGCCGTATAACGACCGAACACTCTGTCCGCTAGAGAAACAATTACGTTTTCCCCTTCTTTTACGATTCCAAGAGTGATGTTTGCTTTCGTTCCACAATCATCTTCAGAAACAATCACGTCCTGAGAAATATCTACAAGACGACGAGTGAGGTAACCGGCATCGGCAGTTTTTAACGCCGTATCCGCAAGACCCTTTCTCGCACCGTGAGTTGAGATAAAAAATTCTAATACTCCGAGACCTTCACGGAAGTTAGAACGAATCGCAAGTTCGATGATTTCTCCAGATGGTTTCGCCATTAAACCCCGCATCCCTGCGAGCTGACGAATCTGTTGTTTGGAACCACGAGCACCAGAAGCTGCCATGACGTAAACTGGGTTGAATCCAGATTGGTCTTTTTCTAGTTCCTTAAACATACCTTCTGTAATTCGGTCATTGGTTTTGGTCCAAATTTCGATTACTTTTTTACGACGTTCTTCGTTTGTGATGATCCCTTTACGATACTCCATATCCGCTTTTTCAACTTCTTTGTTGGCATCAGTCACAAGACCCTCTTTTTGAGGAGAAACTCGGATGTCATCAATGGAAATTGTTGGAGCAAATACAGTCGCGTAACGGTAACCGAGACGTTTGATTTCATCCAGCATCACAACTGTGATTCCTGGTCCAAACTTCTCGTATACGTCTGCAATGATTTTGTTTGTTTCTTTATCACCGAGGGTCCTGTTGATATAAACATAACCTTTTGGCATCACCTGGTTGAAGATAAGTCTTCCCGGTGTGGTTTCGATGATTTTACCTTCGTGAAGGACAGAAATTTTGGAGCGAATTTCCACAGTTTTTGTTTCAATCGCATACATCACTTCTTCTAAACCAGTGAAGAATTTACCTTCACCTTTCGCGTCTTTCACTTCCGAAGTTAAATAGTAAATTCCAAGAACGATATCTTGTGTTGGTCCACAGATCGGTTGTCCGTTCGCAGGGTTTAGAATGTTATGCGGAGATAACATTAACATCCAAGTTTCCAGCTGTGCTTTAGGAGCGAGCGGAACGTGGATCGCCATTTGGTCCCCGTCGAAGTCGGCGTTAAACGCGTGACAAACGAGTGGATGGAGTTTGATTGCCTTTCCTTCTACAAGGACTGGTAAAAATGCTTGGATTCCTAGTCTGTGAAGAGTCGGAGCACGGTTAAGTAATACTGGGTGTTCTTTCACCACTGTTTCCAATACATCAAAAACTTCTTTGTCTTCTGCTTCGATTTTTTTCTTCGCAGATTTGATGTTTGGTGCTAGTTCCAAATCCACTAGGCGTTTCATAATGAATGGTTTGAATAGTTCCAAAGCCATTTTCTTAGGAAGACCCATTTGGTGGTATTTGAGTTCAGGACCCACAACGATTACGGAACGACCAGAATAATCTACCCGTTTTCCGAGTAGGTTTTGGCGGAACCGACCTTGTTTTCCTTTGAGCATATCGGAGATAGATTTTAGAGGTCTATTTCCTTTTCCTTTTACTGTGCGTTTACGACGGCTGTTATCAAAAAGAGCATCCACTGCTTCTTGTAACATACGTTTTTCGTTTCGTACGATGATCTCAGGAGCTTTTAATGCAAGGAGTCGTTTGAGTCGGTTGTTTCTGTTAATCACACGACGATACAAATCGTTTAGGTCGGAAGTTGCAAAACGTCCCCCCTCTAGTTGCACCATCGGACGTAGTTCTGGTGGGATGACCGGAACTACATCAAGCACCATCCACTCAGGACGGTTTCCAGAATCACGGAAAGCTTCCAAAACTTCTAGGCGTTTGAAAATACGTTTGTCGGAGATTTTGTTTTTATCTTGGATTTTTTGGCGGATGACACGAGCTTCTGCATCCACATCAATGCGTGCGAGAAGTTCTTTGATGGCGTCCCCACCAATCCCTGCGATAAACTTATCACCGTATTCATCTAAATAATTATGGTATTCATCTTCATCGATGAGTTCCCCGCGGTTTCTTCCAGAATCAGCGGGGTCAATGATCACATACTTCTCAAAGTAAAGAACACTTTTGAGTTGGTTGATGGTCATATCAAGAAGGAGACCCATACGAGATGGAACGGAACGGTAGTACCAAATATGAGATACTGGAGCCGCAAGTTCGATATGACCCATTCTTTCGCGACGAACTTTAGAGTGAGTTACCTCAACCCCGCATTTGTCGCAAACCACTCCCTTATAACGGATGGATTTGAATTTACCGCAGTAACATTCCCAATCCTTAGTGGTTCCGAAGATTTTTTCGCAGAAAAGACCATCCCGTTCCGGTTTTAGGGTACGGTAGTTGATCGTTTCAGGTTTTTTTACTTCCCCAAACGACCACTCTTTGATCCGCTCAGGCGAAGCCAAACGGATCGTAATCGATTCAAAACTATTGTAATTTCTCATACTTTTTCCCTTCCCTAAACGTTTTCGATGGTCTCGAATTTAATTTTCTTTTTGTTTTTCGAGAATTCATCTTCGTAATCAGAGATATCCACTTCCAATCCTTCGGAGTCTTTGATAATGATATCAAGAGCGAGTCCGCGGAGTTCTTGCACAAGAACGTTGAATGATTCTGGAATTCCCGGTTTGATCGAGTGGATTCCTTTTACAATCGCTTCGTAAATTCTTGCCCGCCCTAACATGTCATCGGACTTGATAGTGAGTAACTCTTGCAAGGTGTGTGATGCACCATACGCTTCGAGTGCCCATACTTCCATCTCACCGAGCCTTTGTCCCCCGAACTGCGCCTTACCACCGAGTGGTTGTTGCGTAACAAGTGAGTAAGGTCCAGTGGATCTTGCGTGAATTTTATCATCCACCAAGTGAGCCAGTTTCAACATGTAAATATATCCGCAGAATACTTGGTTGATGAATTTTTCTCCCGTTCTTCCGTCGTATAACTGAAATTTGCTGTTTTCTGGTAATCCCGCTTTTTTGCAGAATTCATGAACATCACCTTCTGAAGCTCCATCAAATACAGGAGTTTCAAAATTGATCCCTAGTTTTTTGGCCGCAAAACCAAGTTGCGTTTCAAAAATCTGGCCGAGGTTCATACGAGAAGGAACCCCAAGTGGGTTTAACACGATATCAACAGGAGTTCCGTCTTCCATGTATGGCATATCTTCTTGTGCCATCACACGGGCCACGACTCCTTTGTTTCCGTGACGACCCGCCATCTTATCACCCACGAGGAGTTTACGTTTGCGTGCCACGTAGACTTTTACCATTTCTTCCACACCTGCAGCGAGTTCATCGCCCGTTTCACGGGAATAACGTTTGATATCGATCACAGTTCCTTCAAAACCGTTTGGCATACGAAGAGAAGAATCTCTTACTTCTTTTGCCTTTTCTCCAAAGATGGAGTGTAATAATTTATATTCTGGGGTGAGGTCGGTTTCTCCTTTTGGAGTCACCATACCCACAAGGATATCACCAGGTTTTACTTCTGCACCTACACGAATCACACCAGACTCATCCAAATCACGGAACGCTTTGTCCGAAAGGTTTGGAATGTCACGAGTGATTTGTTCTTGTCCTAGTTTCGTCTCACGAGCTTGGATTTCGAATTCTTCAATGTGGATCGAAGAGAAAACATCGTCTTTGATGATTCGTTCCGAAATGAGAATCGCATCCTCAAAGTTGTAACCTTCCCATGGCATAAATGCCACAAGGACGTTTCTACCTAGTGCCAAATAACCAGCATCAGTGGACGGACCATTTGCAAGGACAGTTCCTTTTTGTAGGATTTGTCCAAATTCTCCGTATTTTTCACCCTTGATGATTTGTCCAGCAACAGGAGCGCCAATTCCTAAGTCTTGGCCTTCTTTGACAACGGATACATATTGTACATCTTCCGAATGGAAAAGTTCATGTGTTTCTTTTTCACCGTTAGGAGAAGTGAGTTCCACTCTCTCCTTAGAAACTTTACTTACCTTTCCACCAGTCGTTGTATGTAACATAGACACGTTTGGTTTTTGGTTAAAACAAGTTCCTTGGTTGGTTTTTTTGAATTTAATCAGTGGGTAATGAGAGATCTCTTTGGATTGGTCTTCTTTGATCCAAACACCAGTAGCATCTACTTTAGAAACCACACCGTCTTTTTTAGCAACGATACAAACTCCCGCATCGTAAGCGGCACGAGATTCCATACCAGTTCCCACAAAAGGAGCCTCTTCTGTTAAAAGAGGAACCGCTTGGCGTTGCATGTTCGAACCCATAAGAGCGCGGTTCGCATCATCATGCTCGAGGAATGGAATGAGAGCTGTCGAAACAGAAACTACTTGGAGCGGAGCTAGATCCATATATTGGATCTCTGATGGGCTACGGAATGGGAAGTCCCCTCTATGGCGAGTAGAGATGAGTTTGGATGTAAATTCACCCTTATCATCTACAGTCGAATTGGACTGTGCCATATAGTGGTATTCTTCTTTGTCTGCAGTGAGATACTCGACTTGTTTTTGCACTTTTCCGTTTTTTACAAGGCGGTATGGAGTTTCAATGAACCCATAATCGTTTACTCTTGCAAAACTAGACATGGAAAGAATGAGACCAATGTTTGGACCTTCCGGTGTTTCAATTGGGCACATACGACCATAGTGAGAATAATGAACGTCACGAACTTCGAAACCAGCGCGGTCACGAGATAGTCCCCCTGGCCCAAGTGCGTTTAACCTACGTTTGTGGGTAAGTTCAGCAAGCGGGTTTGTTTGGTCCATAAACTGAGAAAGTTGTGAAGATCCAAAAAACTCATTGATCACAGCAGTGATTGGTTTGATGGAGATGAGAAGTTGAGGAGTTTGTTGTTCTGGCTCCTGAACTGTCATCCTTTCTTTGATCACTCGTTCCACACGAGAGAATCCAAGTTTCAATTGGTTGGCAATGAGCTCACCCACCGAACGGATCCTTCTGTTTCCTAAGTGGTCAATATCATCCGGATAGTAGTTTTCTGCTTCTGACATAAGCATCACAAGGTAACGAACGGTTTCGATGATGTCTTGTTTTCTTAAAACTCGGTCTTCGGCTTTTGCGAATTCTTTTGGATTGTTGAATTCGAATTTACTATTGATTTTATAACGACCAACAATTCCTAAATCAAAAGTTTTAGGTGAGAAAAAGAGGCGTTTCAGTTCTGCTTCTGCGTTTTCAATCGTAGAAGGTTCCCCTGGTCTCATGATCGTATGGAATTTTTTAACAGCATCTTCGTAATCGTTAACACCGTCTTTTTCCAAACAGTTGATGAGAACCGGATTGTCTTTTCCTTTTGGAAATTCAATGACATCCACATCTTTTACCTTCATTTCACGAAGAATGGAGATATTATCCTCATTGATTTTGGAACCAGCATCGAGCATTACCTCTCCGGTTTCCATATTGATGATATCAGCGATAGTTCGGCGACCAATCAGACGTTTGAGGTCTTTTGGATTGGCTCCGGCGATCTTCATTTTAGAAGATCCGTAGAAAAGACGAAGAACTTCTTCGTTCGTTCCCATACCCATCGCTTTTACAAGAAGGGTTGCTGGGAATTTTTTCTTACGATCGATTTTTGCAACAAGGATTCCCTTGTTGTCCATCTCGAATTCCAACCAAGATCCACGGTAAGGAATCACACGAGCGGAGAAAGTATCTCGCACTTGGTCGTACGAAAAGAAAATACCAGGGGATCTATGAAGCTGGCTCACCACTACCCTTTCCGCACCATTGATGATGAAAGTTCCGTGGTCTGTCATCACAGGAAGGTCTCCCATGTAGACAACTTGTTCCCGGATCTCTCCGGTATCTTTGATGATGAGTCGGATGACTGCTTTTAGTGGAACAGCAAAGGAAGAATCAGTGTCTTTGCATTCTTGTGGATCGCGTTTCGGCTCTCCCAAAATATAATGGCCATATTCCATGACCATATCGTTGTTTGGCGATTCGATTGGAAAAGACTCGCGAAACACGGCTTCCAATCCTTGGTTCAAACGTTTTGTCGGATCTTTCACTTCCGACTGGAGAAACCAATCAAAGGATTTTTTCTGTACGTAGATAAGATTAGGAAGTAAATTGAGGTCGGTAATTTTACCGAAATTTACCCGGTTTCTAATTTGCATTCGGGTATGCATGGAATACTCT from Leptospira brenneri harbors:
- the rpoC gene encoding DNA-directed RNA polymerase subunit beta' — encoded protein: MRNYNSFESITIRLASPERIKEWSFGEVKKPETINYRTLKPERDGLFCEKIFGTTKDWECYCGKFKSIRYKGVVCDKCGVEVTHSKVRRERMGHIELAAPVSHIWYYRSVPSRMGLLLDMTINQLKSVLYFEKYVIIDPADSGRNRGELIDEDEYHNYLDEYGDKFIAGIGGDAIKELLARIDVDAEARVIRQKIQDKNKISDKRIFKRLEVLEAFRDSGNRPEWMVLDVVPVIPPELRPMVQLEGGRFATSDLNDLYRRVINRNNRLKRLLALKAPEIIVRNEKRMLQEAVDALFDNSRRKRTVKGKGNRPLKSISDMLKGKQGRFRQNLLGKRVDYSGRSVIVVGPELKYHQMGLPKKMALELFKPFIMKRLVDLELAPNIKSAKKKIEAEDKEVFDVLETVVKEHPVLLNRAPTLHRLGIQAFLPVLVEGKAIKLHPLVCHAFNADFDGDQMAIHVPLAPKAQLETWMLMLSPHNILNPANGQPICGPTQDIVLGIYYLTSEVKDAKGEGKFFTGLEEVMYAIETKTVEIRSKISVLHEGKIIETTPGRLIFNQVMPKGYVYINRTLGDKETNKIIADVYEKFGPGITVVMLDEIKRLGYRYATVFAPTISIDDIRVSPQKEGLVTDANKEVEKADMEYRKGIITNEERRKKVIEIWTKTNDRITEGMFKELEKDQSGFNPVYVMAASGARGSKQQIRQLAGMRGLMAKPSGEIIELAIRSNFREGLGVLEFFISTHGARKGLADTALKTADAGYLTRRLVDISQDVIVSEDDCGTKANITLGIVKEGENVIVSLADRVFGRYTAEDLVDPVSEKVVFPKDTLITRAIGQQIENLGYDKIKVRSPLTCRSRHGICTKCYGMDMARLVPAEIGEAVGTIAAQSIGQPGTQLTMRTFHVGGAASATIQEKEHKVPYRSIVKSINGRLVTNANSAKVFARRGTIIVNRLIQEYNTDSLSSVRVTDGQRLEKGEVFATQVGESTEQRITSDQAGTVTLVGTTLRILGDDFVIPVKIGTMLRAEEGQIVEENKALAEFDPYNEVAVSESAGTIQWEDLEIGKNVRRDVDPKTSNIILKVVEQKKDRLVPKVLVGSDEYSVPVDALLQFQNGDKVREGDVIFKIPSVAEKTRDITGGLPRVDELFEARRPKDACTLAEIDGKIEDKGEIVKEKRILYIIPETAEQEKVKVAIPIGKQIRVRQGDFVKRGDQLDEGNFDPHDILAIKGPNALHEYLVSEVQEVYRLQGVHINDKHIEVVVRQMLRKVIITDSGDTSFVNQQQVDKFLFDEENDRVEKEGGSPAQGTPVLLGLTKASLNTESYFSAASFQETTKVLTDAAIKGKTDNLMGLKENVIIGHMIPAGTGMKKYRDIEVFKDLPGDLDWDLESEEEEEEVSELSESAPVSTATLSRLVAEEDEDEDELEEESDDSDDEDDDD
- the rpoB gene encoding DNA-directed RNA polymerase subunit beta, yielding MHTRMQIRNRVNFGKITDLNLLPNLIYVQKKSFDWFLQSEVKDPTKRLNQGLEAVFRESFPIESPNNDMVMEYGHYILGEPKRDPQECKDTDSSFAVPLKAVIRLIIKDTGEIREQVVYMGDLPVMTDHGTFIINGAERVVVSQLHRSPGIFFSYDQVRDTFSARVIPYRGSWLEFEMDNKGILVAKIDRKKKFPATLLVKAMGMGTNEEVLRLFYGSSKMKIAGANPKDLKRLIGRRTIADIINMETGEVMLDAGSKINEDNISILREMKVKDVDVIEFPKGKDNPVLINCLEKDGVNDYEDAVKKFHTIMRPGEPSTIENAEAELKRLFFSPKTFDLGIVGRYKINSKFEFNNPKEFAKAEDRVLRKQDIIETVRYLVMLMSEAENYYPDDIDHLGNRRIRSVGELIANQLKLGFSRVERVIKERMTVQEPEQQTPQLLISIKPITAVINEFFGSSQLSQFMDQTNPLAELTHKRRLNALGPGGLSRDRAGFEVRDVHYSHYGRMCPIETPEGPNIGLILSMSSFARVNDYGFIETPYRLVKNGKVQKQVEYLTADKEEYHYMAQSNSTVDDKGEFTSKLISTRHRGDFPFRSPSEIQYMDLAPLQVVSVSTALIPFLEHDDANRALMGSNMQRQAVPLLTEEAPFVGTGMESRAAYDAGVCIVAKKDGVVSKVDATGVWIKEDQSKEISHYPLIKFKKTNQGTCFNQKPNVSMLHTTTGGKVSKVSKERVELTSPNGEKETHELFHSEDVQYVSVVKEGQDLGIGAPVAGQIIKGEKYGEFGQILQKGTVLANGPSTDAGYLALGRNVLVAFMPWEGYNFEDAILISERIIKDDVFSSIHIEEFEIQARETKLGQEQITRDIPNLSDKAFRDLDESGVIRVGAEVKPGDILVGMVTPKGETDLTPEYKLLHSIFGEKAKEVRDSSLRMPNGFEGTVIDIKRYSRETGDELAAGVEEMVKVYVARKRKLLVGDKMAGRHGNKGVVARVMAQEDMPYMEDGTPVDIVLNPLGVPSRMNLGQIFETQLGFAAKKLGINFETPVFDGASEGDVHEFCKKAGLPENSKFQLYDGRTGEKFINQVFCGYIYMLKLAHLVDDKIHARSTGPYSLVTQQPLGGKAQFGGQRLGEMEVWALEAYGASHTLQELLTIKSDDMLGRARIYEAIVKGIHSIKPGIPESFNVLVQELRGLALDIIIKDSEGLEVDISDYEDEFSKNKKKIKFETIENV